The Pontibacter pudoricolor genome contains a region encoding:
- a CDS encoding HipA N-terminal domain-containing protein has product MRKAQVYYNKELAGTLTELSPKEYVFRYEDPYFTSREFPAISLTLPKQQQEYRSDHLFPFFFNMLSEGINRDLQSRQLQIDEQDYFGLLLATAQYDTIGAITLRPLTDS; this is encoded by the coding sequence ATGAGGAAGGCACAGGTATATTACAACAAAGAACTGGCAGGCACCCTTACCGAGCTAAGTCCAAAGGAGTATGTGTTCCGGTACGAAGACCCTTACTTCACTTCCAGGGAGTTTCCGGCCATCAGCCTGACCCTGCCCAAACAGCAGCAGGAATACAGGAGTGATCACCTGTTCCCCTTCTTTTTCAACATGCTCTCTGAAGGAATAAACCGCGACCTGCAAAGCAGGCAGCTGCAAATTGATGAGCAGGACTATTTCGGCCTGCTCCTGGCCACAGCACAATATGATACCATCGGGGCCATTACCCTTCGACCTTTAACTGACTCCTGA
- a CDS encoding helix-turn-helix domain-containing protein → MSTIGQKISECRKAKGLTQEELAELSKVNLRTIQRIENNENTPRGSTLNMLCDVLQLETEELKKVEQPIKERKVGSLILNGIFLIVLNFAMMSAFGYLTLDTDANMNSRVGAYLLSVCMPLLVVAKTQHMDEAKRVLYYGGGFFVYMVFATLIIGFPKAFVSGLVPSLTIAVAFLYYGKRLLSFNSSIA, encoded by the coding sequence ATGAGTACAATTGGGCAGAAAATCTCTGAATGCAGAAAAGCAAAGGGGCTAACACAGGAAGAATTAGCTGAGTTATCTAAGGTAAATTTAAGAACTATTCAACGGATAGAGAATAATGAAAATACACCTCGTGGAAGCACCCTAAATATGCTTTGCGATGTGCTGCAACTAGAAACAGAAGAACTAAAGAAGGTAGAACAGCCCATTAAAGAAAGAAAAGTAGGATCATTAATCCTCAATGGCATATTTTTAATCGTCCTCAACTTCGCTATGATGTCCGCTTTCGGCTACCTAACCTTAGACACTGATGCAAATATGAATAGCCGAGTGGGAGCTTATCTACTCAGTGTATGTATGCCTCTTTTAGTTGTGGCTAAGACGCAGCATATGGATGAAGCCAAGCGTGTGCTTTATTATGGTGGCGGTTTCTTTGTATATATGGTTTTTGCTACCTTAATAATAGGTTTTCCAAAAGCTTTTGTCTCAGGTCTTGTTCCCAGCTTAACAATAGCTGTAGCTTTTCTATATTATGGTAAAAGACTATTAAGTTTTAACAGTAGTATAGCGTAA
- a CDS encoding alpha/beta hydrolase family protein — translation MLVNFLLCVAFLAAAQSKKPADFGYRHLQLRYQNDPVDILVMSKKGEEKNAKPIFLFDQGSQARPLILLDDTGKPYRFFPFQTDSLLLDYHLVIISKPYVPLIANYSDLKHGAYTDPQTGIPPVQFYARDNVDYYVNRAKAVIKHLKKQPWVTKDKLVAAGHSAGSTVVAKLALESKAVTHLIYSGGNPFGRMASMISQARQYDDTTGTRAEEAFRYWETIVGDPTSIASQGGDAYKTTYTFSQPPIDYLLQLKIPVLVSYGTKDHGVPFNDYLRLETIRKGKKNFTFHPYIGVEHNYFGFDKEGKVDHDKFGWDQVAEDWQAWLNGKQVLNAPKANL, via the coding sequence TTGCTAGTAAATTTTCTTTTGTGCGTTGCTTTTCTGGCAGCAGCACAATCTAAAAAGCCAGCAGATTTTGGCTACCGCCACCTGCAGCTACGCTACCAAAACGACCCTGTCGACATCCTGGTTATGTCTAAAAAAGGGGAAGAAAAGAATGCAAAACCGATCTTTCTTTTTGATCAGGGCTCCCAGGCACGCCCCCTTATTTTACTGGACGATACAGGAAAGCCTTACAGGTTTTTTCCCTTCCAGACAGACAGCCTGCTACTAGATTACCATCTGGTGATTATCAGCAAACCCTATGTGCCTCTGATTGCCAATTATAGTGATTTGAAGCATGGCGCTTACACGGATCCCCAAACGGGCATTCCCCCGGTCCAATTCTATGCCAGAGACAACGTGGATTACTACGTCAACCGGGCTAAAGCAGTGATAAAGCATTTAAAAAAGCAACCCTGGGTGACTAAGGACAAACTGGTAGCGGCAGGTCACTCCGCTGGCTCTACGGTGGTGGCTAAACTTGCGCTTGAAAGCAAGGCCGTAACACACCTTATCTACTCGGGTGGAAACCCTTTCGGCAGAATGGCTTCGATGATTTCACAAGCCCGGCAATACGACGACACGACCGGTACACGAGCAGAGGAAGCCTTCCGGTACTGGGAAACCATCGTGGGGGATCCCACCAGTATCGCCTCACAGGGTGGGGACGCCTATAAAACCACCTATACTTTCTCCCAGCCACCGATTGACTACCTGCTGCAGCTGAAAATACCTGTGCTGGTGAGCTATGGCACCAAAGACCATGGGGTTCCCTTTAACGATTACCTGCGACTGGAAACCATTCGGAAAGGGAAGAAAAACTTTACCTTCCACCCCTACATCGGGGTGGAACACAACTACTTTGGTTTTGACAAGGAAGGGAAAGTCGATCATGATAAGTTCGGCTGGGACCAGGTGGCCGAAGACTGGCAAGCCTGGCTGAACGGGAAGCAAGTTTTAAACGCTCCAAAGGCAAACCTGTAA
- a CDS encoding HlyD family secretion protein, protein MPFIQPTGQEHSPEVQEIIGAVPGWLLRWGISLFFGVLLLILVFAGVIKSPDIVPARLRVDAEIRPQEVLARREGKLTRLFVKADQRVRKGDVLGFVESNADHDEVLSLSRLVDALQENMLEGNYAYAGSIRFNTRTHYGEMQPALQEFYLAYLQFLSYTPDGVFNKKEQAIRNEIHSLTLLAAQLAAQEQINQEEYSIAENEYSMHQKLAEANVISRQEFRQQESKFLNSRLPLHNTRSSLISNSISREQKLRELMEMEHETVQQRAAFLAQIQKFKSELDSWKKAYVLVSERDGKVVFHQGLRQNQWLQANRPVMYITDGQQDLQPFGELTLGQQSFGKIRVGQEVLIRLNAYPAQEFGLLRGRITYLSSVLHGDSAYTARVTLPQVTTYNKAIHLQIGLVARAEVVTAEQSLLERVFDNTRDILVNR, encoded by the coding sequence ATGCCTTTTATCCAACCAACCGGACAGGAACACAGCCCGGAAGTGCAGGAGATTATCGGGGCGGTGCCCGGCTGGCTGCTGCGCTGGGGTATCAGCCTGTTCTTTGGCGTATTGCTGCTGATACTGGTATTTGCCGGAGTTATCAAGTCTCCGGACATTGTTCCCGCACGGCTCAGGGTGGACGCTGAGATCCGCCCGCAGGAGGTGCTGGCACGACGGGAGGGCAAGCTCACCCGCCTTTTTGTAAAAGCGGACCAGCGGGTGCGGAAAGGAGATGTGCTGGGCTTTGTGGAAAGCAACGCAGACCACGATGAAGTGCTGTCCCTCAGCAGGCTGGTTGATGCCCTGCAGGAAAACATGCTGGAAGGGAATTACGCTTATGCCGGCAGCATCAGGTTCAACACCAGGACACATTACGGAGAGATGCAGCCAGCTTTGCAGGAGTTCTACCTGGCTTACCTGCAGTTTCTGAGTTACACACCAGACGGCGTCTTCAACAAGAAAGAGCAGGCGATCCGGAATGAGATCCATTCCCTTACACTACTGGCAGCGCAGCTGGCAGCCCAGGAGCAGATTAACCAGGAGGAATACAGCATTGCCGAAAACGAGTACAGTATGCACCAAAAGCTGGCCGAAGCCAATGTTATTTCCAGGCAGGAGTTCAGGCAGCAGGAAAGCAAGTTCCTGAACAGCAGGCTGCCGCTGCACAATACCAGATCGTCACTTATCAGCAACAGCATTTCCAGGGAGCAGAAGCTCAGGGAACTGATGGAGATGGAGCATGAGACAGTGCAGCAGCGGGCTGCGTTTCTGGCGCAGATTCAGAAGTTTAAAAGCGAGCTGGACAGCTGGAAGAAAGCATATGTGCTGGTTTCGGAGCGGGATGGAAAGGTGGTGTTCCACCAGGGCCTTCGGCAGAATCAATGGCTCCAGGCTAACAGGCCTGTGATGTACATCACCGACGGGCAGCAGGACCTGCAGCCCTTTGGGGAACTGACCCTTGGCCAGCAATCCTTCGGCAAGATCCGGGTAGGCCAGGAGGTGCTTATCCGTCTGAATGCCTACCCGGCGCAGGAGTTCGGGCTGCTGCGGGGGAGGATCACCTACCTGTCCAGCGTGCTGCACGGTGACTCGGCCTACACTGCAAGGGTAACGCTACCCCAAGTGACTACTTACAACAAAGCCATTCACCTGCAGATCGGACTGGTAGCGCGGGCGGAAGTGGTTACAGCGGAGCAAAGCCTGCTTGAAAGAGTATTTGACAATACGAGGGATATCCTGGTAAACAGGTAA
- a CDS encoding TlpA family protein disulfide reductase has translation MIKPIPLLVIVYLAFTLQVSASADQKEAIIINASTGDNISLAYQDILLTNSKALLMPGDTLRIVFGENSYRPVTVGFVTSLPGPPALAVLPGDTVTVYHKRKENSYDFKGNNPAELDFFKKLRSGTLRLNGPYYEMLPGQIPANLDAFLSKWHQIRSEGEALIDELSHVGVRSEMEAYLTRELRLRIFSILALPGVYQKNDEPLVQYTPSYRDSMEVYRRYLQNFQTLSPGKSERLLYSLRSFIIYKAINEGFYPTLTVQYEFAKKELTGIQREWVCYSIIANAISLRQDVDSLLSDYRLWSSRDNKFLKKLLGEEVSGVYDLQSAGNDELLTSNKEAVSLSQLFAKHKGKVIYLDLWASWCGPCIEEFPASRKLSQEYAPKGIVVVYLSIDEDYLKWKQAVDRFLADADGQYIFRNAEASKLIQVFEAKSIPRYIIIDRAGKVINSNAPRPSDPRLKKMLVNL, from the coding sequence ATGATAAAGCCAATACCTTTGCTTGTTATAGTTTACCTTGCTTTCACTTTACAGGTTTCTGCGTCTGCTGATCAGAAGGAGGCTATCATTATTAATGCAAGCACAGGCGATAATATTTCCCTCGCCTACCAGGATATACTCCTGACAAACTCGAAGGCATTGCTTATGCCTGGTGATACGTTAAGAATTGTTTTCGGTGAGAACTCCTATAGACCTGTTACGGTTGGCTTCGTTACGTCCCTGCCTGGTCCCCCTGCACTTGCAGTGTTACCAGGTGATACGGTAACTGTTTACCACAAAAGGAAAGAGAACTCCTATGACTTCAAAGGAAACAACCCCGCTGAATTGGATTTCTTTAAAAAATTGCGGTCAGGCACCTTACGCTTAAATGGACCCTACTATGAAATGCTTCCCGGACAGATTCCAGCAAACCTGGATGCCTTTTTAAGCAAGTGGCATCAAATCAGGTCAGAGGGGGAAGCACTTATTGACGAACTCAGCCATGTGGGGGTAAGGTCAGAAATGGAAGCCTACCTGACAAGAGAGTTAAGGCTCAGGATCTTTAGTATTCTGGCACTTCCTGGTGTTTACCAAAAGAACGATGAGCCACTTGTACAATATACTCCGTCTTACCGGGACAGCATGGAAGTATACAGGCGCTACCTGCAAAACTTTCAAACTTTGTCTCCCGGCAAATCGGAGCGGCTGTTATATTCCCTTCGTAGTTTTATAATTTATAAGGCTATAAATGAAGGCTTCTACCCAACACTTACGGTACAATACGAGTTTGCCAAGAAAGAACTTACAGGCATACAGCGGGAGTGGGTATGTTATTCAATCATAGCGAATGCGATCTCGTTGCGCCAGGATGTTGATTCCTTGTTAAGTGATTACCGCCTCTGGAGCTCACGGGATAATAAATTCTTAAAGAAGCTCCTGGGAGAAGAAGTGTCGGGTGTTTACGACCTGCAGTCAGCCGGGAACGATGAGCTCTTGACTTCCAACAAAGAAGCTGTTTCACTATCCCAGCTCTTTGCAAAGCATAAAGGAAAAGTAATCTATCTGGATCTATGGGCTAGTTGGTGTGGTCCTTGTATTGAAGAATTTCCCGCTTCGAGGAAATTGAGTCAGGAATATGCACCAAAAGGAATAGTAGTAGTTTATCTGTCTATTGATGAAGATTATCTGAAATGGAAACAGGCGGTAGACAGGTTCCTCGCTGACGCGGATGGGCAGTATATATTCAGAAATGCTGAAGCCTCAAAACTTATTCAGGTATTCGAAGCGAAGAGTATTCCAAGGTATATCATCATAGACCGGGCCGGGAAGGTGATCAACTCAAATGCACCGAGGCCAAGCGATCCGAGGCTGAAAAAAATGCTGGTTAATTTATGA
- a CDS encoding peptidase domain-containing ABC transporter — MQEIKLNGCEQQKRWQWEQIQARLFRYNVKSLSLGQYQQAGAFVINESKNIFIIFLVAKAVVSGQMTLGAMMAVQYILGQLNSPVEQLLGFIQSSQDARISMERLNEIYEVESEEPAGRIFHPGLPEDKTLHLQELSFRYPGAGNEPVLRNINLTIPAGKTTAIVGMSGSGKTTLLKLLLGFYPPNQGEIRVGQSSITHIKPSVWRRNCGTVMQEGFIFSDTIASNIAVADERPDLQRLWHAIRAANLQEFVLSLPLGVQTRIGAEGNGISQGQKQRILIARAVYKNPDYLFFDEATNALDANNERVIMENLDEFIAGRTVVVVAHRLSTVRHADQIVVLHRGEIIETGTHESLVALEGEYFALVRNQLELGV; from the coding sequence GCAATATCAGCAGGCAGGGGCTTTTGTCATCAACGAGAGTAAGAATATCTTTATCATTTTCCTGGTTGCAAAGGCTGTGGTGTCGGGTCAGATGACCCTGGGAGCAATGATGGCCGTGCAGTACATCCTGGGGCAGCTCAACAGTCCTGTGGAGCAACTGCTGGGCTTTATCCAATCCTCCCAGGATGCCAGGATCAGTATGGAGCGCCTGAACGAAATTTATGAAGTGGAAAGTGAGGAGCCTGCTGGCAGAATATTCCATCCGGGATTACCGGAAGACAAAACCCTCCACCTGCAGGAGCTGAGCTTCAGGTACCCGGGAGCCGGCAATGAACCGGTATTGCGCAATATCAACCTGACCATACCGGCAGGCAAGACCACGGCGATCGTGGGCATGAGTGGGAGTGGCAAAACCACTCTTCTCAAACTGCTCCTGGGTTTTTACCCTCCGAACCAGGGTGAGATCAGGGTGGGGCAGAGTTCCATTACCCATATCAAACCTTCTGTCTGGCGCAGGAACTGCGGCACCGTGATGCAGGAGGGTTTCATCTTTTCGGATACCATCGCCAGTAACATTGCCGTAGCCGACGAGCGCCCTGACCTCCAGCGGCTCTGGCATGCCATCAGGGCGGCCAACTTACAGGAGTTTGTGCTGTCCCTGCCGCTGGGTGTTCAGACCAGAATCGGCGCCGAGGGCAACGGCATCAGCCAGGGCCAGAAGCAGCGTATCCTCATTGCCCGGGCAGTGTACAAGAACCCGGATTACCTTTTCTTTGATGAGGCCACCAATGCCCTGGATGCCAACAACGAGCGGGTGATCATGGAAAACCTGGATGAATTCATTGCAGGGCGAACCGTGGTGGTGGTAGCGCACCGGTTAAGTACCGTGCGTCATGCCGACCAGATCGTAGTGCTGCACAGGGGGGAAATTATAGAAACAGGTACACATGAGAGCCTGGTGGCACTGGAGGGGGAGTACTTTGCACTCGTGCGGAACCAACTGGAACTGGGGGTATAG
- a CDS encoding HipA domain-containing protein translates to MPLPEINHCPGTLSPGFTTYSPACLRNVFQGKKVSHLLPYLPPQVSEQDAEKFLENRKRISISGVQEKLSLLLEKNQLRLTQEGEQGGYILKPIPRDVKKPDQVPANEHLTMQLARQVYKLNTAENALIFFQNGEPAYITRRFDLKPDRDNHRQEDFASLAGRTSHTAGRDFKYEGSYEEIATLIRQLVPAYRVELEKFFSLVLFNYLFSNGDAHLKSFSLIDTAFGDFILSPAYDLMCTHLHLDDSCFALKSGLFAGDFETESFQTNGFYAYDDFYTFAQRIGLQEKRALGILKTYQQDHPGVHMLIDRSFLQDDMKEMYRRLYQERRKMLNYSLEATT, encoded by the coding sequence ATGCCTCTCCCGGAAATAAATCACTGCCCCGGTACGTTATCCCCGGGCTTTACCACCTACAGCCCCGCCTGCCTGCGCAATGTGTTTCAGGGTAAAAAAGTGAGCCATCTGCTCCCCTACCTGCCACCGCAGGTAAGCGAGCAGGATGCCGAGAAATTCCTGGAAAACAGGAAGCGTATTTCTATTTCCGGGGTCCAGGAAAAGCTTTCGCTACTGCTGGAAAAAAACCAGCTACGCCTAACACAGGAAGGCGAGCAGGGCGGGTATATCCTGAAGCCCATCCCGCGGGACGTGAAAAAACCGGACCAGGTACCGGCAAATGAGCACCTGACTATGCAACTTGCCCGGCAGGTATACAAGTTGAATACGGCCGAAAATGCGTTGATTTTTTTCCAGAACGGAGAGCCTGCCTACATCACCAGACGCTTTGACCTGAAGCCGGACAGAGACAACCACCGCCAGGAAGACTTTGCTTCCCTTGCCGGCAGAACCAGTCATACAGCCGGCAGGGATTTCAAATACGAAGGCAGTTATGAGGAAATAGCCACCCTGATACGGCAGTTGGTACCTGCTTACCGGGTAGAACTGGAAAAATTCTTTTCCCTGGTACTGTTCAACTATTTATTTTCCAACGGGGATGCGCACCTGAAAAGCTTTTCCCTGATTGACACTGCATTCGGAGACTTTATCCTGAGCCCTGCCTATGACCTGATGTGCACGCATCTGCACCTGGACGACTCCTGCTTTGCACTTAAGAGCGGACTGTTTGCAGGGGACTTTGAGACGGAAAGCTTTCAGACCAACGGCTTCTATGCTTATGACGATTTTTACACCTTTGCCCAACGCATCGGCCTGCAGGAAAAAAGAGCGCTGGGTATCCTGAAAACCTACCAGCAGGATCACCCAGGTGTGCATATGCTCATTGATCGTTCTTTTCTGCAGGATGACATGAAGGAGATGTATCGAAGGCTATACCAGGAAAGACGGAAGATGCTCAACTACTCCCTGGAAGCAACTACCTAA
- a CDS encoding helix-turn-helix transcriptional regulator: MHQIHKVIKERRSILGITQEDLASMAGVSLRTLKAIETGKGNPSLRTLQNLVEVLGMEVQLGLRQTYA, translated from the coding sequence ATGCACCAAATTCATAAGGTTATTAAAGAAAGAAGGTCCATACTAGGGATAACGCAGGAAGACCTGGCTTCTATGGCAGGGGTATCCTTGCGTACCCTGAAGGCCATCGAAACAGGAAAAGGCAACCCGTCGCTACGCACCCTCCAAAACCTTGTAGAAGTACTGGGCATGGAGGTACAGCTCGGGCTAAGGCAGACATATGCATGA